The DNA segment AAACTTTGGTTTGCTAAAAAATTCTTTGTGAATTTATCCAAGGAATCTTGGCATTCGGAAGATTCTAAAAAGGCTGGAATTCAAATGTTTCGTTCCCAAGTGTATTCTTCTAAAGCGTTAGTATTTTTCTTATCAGAGGGAAAAGACGATGAAACAACTTGGATCCAGACTGGAAGAGATTTTATGCGTTATACATTGTCATGCGCAGTCAAAAACATTGCCTTCCATACCATGAACCAAGCTGTGGAAGATTATCCTGAGAGCCGAGTATTTACAAAAAAGTTAAAACAAATTTTAAAACTGAAACCAAACGAGGAAATCCAATTGATTGCAAGGCTTGGTAGGAGTTCTTATCAGTTTGATTCTCTCAGAAGAGATTTAAAAAGTTTTTTGTTGTAAGTGAAACACTAAAGAGAAGGGAATTGAATTTCACCAGCGGATTCAAACGCTGGTTTTGAAAACAAGTACCCTTGGTATAAATTAATTCCCATATCAACTAACACTTTCAATTCTTCCAAAGTTTCCACACCTTCCGCAATGACGAGAATCCCAATCTCATGACAAACATCTGCGATGGCTTTTGTGAGTTTTCTAGCAACGGAATTGGTATGGATATTTCGAATGAGTTCCATATCCAATTTGATCAGATCAGGTTGGAATTTGGCAAGGAGGTTCAGACCCGAATACCCTGATCCAAAATCATCGATCGCAGTCAAAAACCCATACTTTTGGTAGGCTTTAAAGATATTGATGATATGATTGTGGTCTTGGACTTCTTCTCCCTCCGTTAGCTCGAAAACCAATCGATTCAATGGAAAATTGTATTCACGACTTGCTTCTAAAGTGGTGCGGATACAGGTCTCTGGTTGGTACACAGCATTGGGGAGAAAATTAATATTGAGTAAAGCTGGAATTTGGATTTGGCTTGCGAGTTGGATGGCTTTGATCCGACAAGACTGATCAAATTGGTATCGATTGGTTTGGTTTACTTTGGAGAGGATTGAATACGCTGATTCCCCTTGTGTCCCTCGAACCAATGCTTCGTGTGAATATATTTTCTTTTGGTTCCAATCAATGATGGGTTGGAATGCCATGGAGAAGGCAAAATCTAGTCCAGCGCCACTCCGGCATTCGGCACAACTGTATAACTTAGGCACTTTACCATTGGGAGTGTCGATTAACTGAGCTTCAGGAAAACTTGGTCTCATCTTTTTAGGTTACCCAGTTTAGACGGTATCGTCTAGATTGCAACTTTGTTTTATACACTAAAATTTTGGAAGTTTCATCACAAGATACCAAGTGACTACTAAAAATTGAAAGAAAGATGTAACGAATAAAATCGTATATGGTTTTGCCTTCACCGCATTTAAAGATCCAATCCTAGCACCAAAGATTCCTCCAAAACTGCCAATGAGTGCCAGTTCCCAATGCAATTTTCCTAAAATTAGGAATTGTACTGTAGTTCCAAACGACGTCAGAAAAATTCCAAGGAAGGATGTAGCAACGGCTTCTACAGGGCTCATTCGAAAATAATAAATAAATAATGGAACTGCTAAAAATCCTCCACCCACTCCGAACAAGGAAGAGAATAAACCAAAAAAAACACCTGCAAGTAAAACGATGAAAATTGATTGTTTCGTAAAATGAAATTCCGATTTCGCAGGGGAAACAGAAGTTGTGTTCGTTTTAGAATCTGTTGCTAATTGTGCACCCTCTTCTTTTACTAAATGATTTTGATTTTCTAAGGATAAACTCTTATAGTAAAGTTTCCTTTTATTGAATGCAGTGAATAAATTATAAACTGCAAGTAATCCCACAAAAATTGTAAACACAAACAAATATACAAATTCAGACAATGGAATTCCGTAATACAGTTGTTTACCGAGAGTGGTATCTTCAAATCTTCCGAATGCTAAAGCAGCATATTGTGCAGAAGGAATTGAGGTAATGAGTAATAAAAACCCTTGTTTCCAACGAATTTTATCATTTTTAAAATAAACATATAACCCAGACAAAGCAGAAACTGGCATTTGTGCAAGTGATACGGCAACAGCTTGAACAGCGGTTAAATGAAAAAAACTATGAAAAAAGGGAGTGTAAATAAAACCTCCTCCCAAACCTAGGAAGGAGGCTAAAAACCCAACAAAAAATCCAACACTAAAAACAACTAAAATCCCGGGCCAAAATCCCCAGACAAAGTGATTAAAAATTTGAAAGGTTTCTTCCAAGTGGATTAAAAATGTTCTTTTGCATCTTCAAAGAACTTAAATGTCATACGCTCAAATACTTCTTTCTCAGTCGCTGTCTCAAAGTTGTACCAAGAGATTGGAACAAATAGAAGCCATTGTGCATAATTCCGAAAGATGTGGTAATCATATGTACCAACTTTTTTCCCATCTTTGTATAGTATGTACTGAACGTCGTAACCATCTTGTGTAGACCAAGCAGGGAGTAGAGTTGCAGTGAGAGTTGACACTCCTAAAAATGCAGTCGCAACTGGTGTGGGTGATCGGTAATTTACTTTTACATTTACCAAATAACCAACCTTAGGTACATCAACACCTTCTTGTGTTTTTTTAAATCTGGTTTTGTTTTCGAAATAATTTTTTAAAGCTTCTCTTCCCCCTAAATTGAGTTGGGGAAAAGTTGGCAAAACATAAACAAAATTTGTGTCTAAGGTTTTTTCTTCCGAAGGAAGGGGCAAAATTTTTGGATAATCTTTGTAGCTGATAATACAATTTGACACCAACAGGAAAAACAATACCGCTCCTGTGATGAATACAATATTTGATTTAGTTTTGGCTATGGTCATGTAAACCCTCCTCGTCATGCCTTCTTTCTAATTCTTCGTATAATTCTTCTTGGTCTTCCGTAAAAAACAATTCATATCCGATGCGCAAACATACAGGATCATCTTCCATCGAAACATTACTTGGTAAAATCAAGTTCATCACATAAAAGGTATTCGATTCTGCTTCTTCCAGAAACACTTCTGTTGCATCCCATTCATCAAATTCTTCTACATCTGGTTTACGAAATTCCTTAAGGATTTCATCAAATGATTCTGTTATGTAGTTAAATTCGCCTGATTCGCTATCAATGATGAATTGTACATGGTGGCAACCAGGGCCCTCTTCTTCGAGAGGACTTAAAACCATACTTCCGCAGGCTGGACAATGAATTGTTGGGTCGATGGCGCCACTAGGCCAGTTAATGTTGATGGTTTCGATCATAACTTACGAACCTCGAGTTCCCATGATAAGGACTTCACTTGTTTAGGAAACCTGAATTTGTTTCTCTTGGATTAAAATTGAACCCTATGAATCCAAACTGTTACAAAAAAAGAGATAGGGTTTGCCTAAAAAATGGGATTGTAAAATGAATTAAAAAAAGAATGGGAATAACTGCTGAATACCAATCTGCCTTCGCTTCCAGTTTTCAGGAATTTTTTGGAAATGCAAAAGACATTGGTTGGGAATTATACCACCTCAGCTCAGAACCAGAGAACGATTTTCCTTCTTGGTTAACATTTACCATACGAAATCCGTTAGGTGGTAGAGCTCTCGTTTTTCGTTACCATCATTTGGAACATAAATTTTATGCACATTTAAAAGTCCAAGTGATCCCTGGAGAAGAAAATTGGAGCCTCGATCAGTTGTTCCATAAAAAAGGTTACACAGATTTGGATGCTGATGACATTTTATCTTCTGGTGGCGAATGGTTGTTTCATTCTTTGGCCAGACATTATTTTGGAATCATCATTTCCTTTTGTCCACGGATCCTAGAACCTGATTATTTTTTAGACTGAGATTTTTTATTTCGATCATCCGAAAGAACTTGGTTCCACAAAAATCCCCAGATAAAAAATGTCGAGTTGATGTAAGTATACAACATCAGTACTACCATTTTTGAAATCAAATCATACGCTAAAGAATAGTTCACACCTACGTTTTTCATTTTTAAATAAAATTGAAATCCAAAACTCATACCAAGAACAAGTAATGAAGCAAATATTGCTCCTGGTAAATTTTCCTTTAATGTCGTTTTTGCTTTTGTGATATATGCATAATAAAAAGTAAACAAACCAATGCAATAAGGTAAAATAATGAGAGAAACCGAAAGATAGGGATTGTTTCGAAAAAATGAAAACCGAAACGATTTATATAACATTCGTTCAATGGAAACGATTCCATAAGTAAGGTAAAAATACAAAATCAGTAAAACAAGAGAAATCACTAACAATCGAAAATTGATCCACTGTGAGGCAATAAACCCAACTTGTGTTTCATCCCTAGATATGAAACGAAGTGCCTTAGAAATGGTTCCAAAAATGGTTAAACTAGAAAAAAAGGAAATTGCAATACTGATGGCGATCACATTATAACTTTTTACTCTTGTTAGGTTTTCTACACTTTTGTCGATGGGTTGGAAAATGGGAGCTGGTAAAAATTTCCCAATTTGGTCCGTCATCAAATTGATGGTTTTTGGATCTTGGAGTAACCCAAGTAGGGTCACAAATACAACGAGTAAGGGAAATAGGGTCAAAAGAAAGGTAAATGAAAGTTCTGAGGCAAGGCCATGGACATCATACAAATACACTTCACTGAAAAATCGACGGATCCGTTTCATGCGGTCAGTTTGTCAGTTGTCTGTATTTTTGTCTTATTTTTCTTGCCCTCTCCTATCTTACGGAAACTCTGGAAGAATCTCAGTGACGTACCTAAAAGGGGAAAACTTCCATGTCAGAAGAAAAAGAAAAGAAGAACAAAAAAATCGCGAAAATGACGGTCGAGGAAATTGACTCTGCCATTAAAAAGTCGGTTGAAACCATGAATGGCGAATCAAGCCTTTATGTGAAACACCTTCGCGAAAGAAAGGCGGAACTCCTAGCCAAGAAATAAGGTTAGTCCCTCCTAAATTCCCCGCCGAAACGGCGGGTTTTCGCAAACGCTTTGATCCAATTCATCCAAATCCACCAACATTTCGGTCCTAAAGTCCTCTTTGAGGGTTTTAGCTGGCATATCAAACCTGGCTGTCGCGTTGCCCTTGTGGGTCCCAACGGTTCTGGAAAAACCACACTTTTCCAAATGGCCGCAGGGAAATTAAAACCCGAGTCCGGGGAAGTGATTCGTTCCAAACACACCGTTTTATCCCTCTTCCAACAGATTCCTGAATTTAATCCGGATACGTCTGTGATCGAAACCGTTCTCGATGAAAACAAATTGTATGCCGAATACGATGCCAAACGGAAGGCCATCGAATCCAAGTTTGAAACCACCGATCACGAAGATCCAGAATTTGAAACATTACTCCACGAACAAAGTGATTTAGAGGAATTTGCGCACTTACACGACTTACACGGTCTAGAAGCTCGCGCCAAAAAAATCCTTTCGGGGCTTGGATTTGCCACTACTGACTTTACTAGAAAAACAAAAGAATTTTCTCCAGGATACCACCATCGTATCGGTCTGGCGATTGCCCTACTCAATCCACATAATTTATTACTTTTAGATGAGCCAACAAACCATTTGGATGATAAAACCAAATCATGGTTAGCTGATTTTCTGGTTTCACAAAACCAGGCCTTTGTACTTGTCACACATGACCCTGAATTTTTAAACCAAACAGTTGATACCATCATTGAAATCAATCCACATGGAACGTTTGAATTCCAAGGAAGTTTGGAAGAGTTTTTTGAAGCAAAAAACGAAATCCAAGAAAAATTAAAAGTCCAATTTGAAAAAGAAGAAACCTATTTGAAATCCCGTATGGAATGGGTAGAACGGTTTCGTGCCCAAGCCACAAAAGCAAGACAAGTGCAGTCTGTCATCAAACGCCTGGAAAAACGGGACAAAGTAGACAATCCAGAAGATAGTTTTTGGAACCAAAAACCAGACTACCAATTCCAATTTGTCCCTTCCAGTAATATCATCTTACGTTTGGAACATGCATCTTTTTCCTATCCAGACCGAAACACCGGTGAGAAAAAAGCCATTTTTGAAAATGCAGAAATTGAAATTTCTGCTGGCGACAAGGTTGCGTTAGTTGGTCCCAATGGAGCAGGTAAATCAACCCTCATGCGCTGTTTGTTAGAACAACACAAACTTGAATCGGGTAAATTGTACTATGGTCCCAAAACCAAACTTGGTTATTTTTCTCAAACCCACGGGGAAGATTTGGATGAATCACTGAACCTAGTGGAAACCGTCTTAAAAAAATACCCAGAACTGAATGAAGAAAAAGCAAGGACTCTTCTTGGGCATTTTGCCTTTCCTGGGGACGGAGTTTTTAAGTCAGTAAAACACTTATCAGGTGGTGAACAAAGTCGCCTTCGTTTGGCACTTCTTGTCAATCATCCGTCCAATTGTTTATTTCTCGATGAACCCACAAACCACTTGGACATCGTCATCCGAGAAGCGATCAAACGTGCTCTCTTCGATTTTCCGGGAAGCCTACTCATTATCAGCCACGACCCCGATTTTATGAAGGGACTTTGTAACCGCACCTTCCAACTCTCAGTTGGAGAATTAAAAAACCTTAATTGCAGTTTTGACGATTACCTCAAATTCCACAAAGAGGACGAATTGGGTACTATTGCTAAGGACCAAACATCTTCCAAAACAAAAAATGAGGAAAAAAAGCCAAATCCCCAAGCAAGCAAAAACAAACGGAAAAAATTAGAAAAAGAAATTTCTGATTTAGAAGTCCAAATAGAGAGACTGGAAAAAAATAAAAAAGACAAAGAAGAACTTTTACAGGACCCAGAGTTCTTTAAAAACAGAAGTTTTCAGTTGGAAATGGACACTTATAACGATATTAAAAGAGAAATCTCTCTCCTAACCAAACGTTGGGAGGAGGCAACACTAGAACTAGAGGAAATGGGCGGAGTTACATAATGGTACCGGAAATCGATGTTGTCAGTTTTAAAAAACGTCTGGATGCAAGAGCGGAAGGAAAGGATGATTTTTTTGTTTTGGATGTACGAAATCCAAATGAACAACAAATCGCACTCGTACCTGGTACAGACAAACTCATTCCTGTGAGTGAACTTGCTGCAAGGATTGAAGAAATCAAAAGCCAAATCGACAAAGAGATTTTGGTTTATTGTCGTTCTGGTGGAAGATCAGGGATGGCTTGTGGGATTTTAGCACAAGCTGGATTTAAATCCTATAAAAATGTTGCTGGGGGAATCCTTGCCTATTCTGACCTAGTTGATCCTAACATGCAAAAGTATTAATTATGAAACCTACAGCGAATTTAAGAATTTTAGAACAACACAGTCTCATTCCACCTTCCGTTTTGATTGAAGAACTTCCTTTAACTGACGAGGCATCTGATGTTGTTGTCAGAACAAGAAGCCAAATTTCAGACATCATCCACGGTAAAGACGACAAGCGTATGTTAGTTGTCGTTGGTCCATGTTCAGTTCACGATATCAATGCCGTTATGGAATATGCGGAAAAGCTAAAACCAAAAATCAAAGAATTTGAAAAAGAACTTCTCATTGTGATGAGAGTGTATTTTGAAAAACCAAGAACCACTGTTGGTTGGAAAGGTCTTATCAACGATCCCGATTTAGATGGATCCTTTCATATCAACAAAGGTCTACAACTTGCTCGTAAACTTTTACTCGATCTTAACAAAATGG comes from the Leptospira ellinghausenii genome and includes:
- a CDS encoding EAL domain-containing protein, whose amino-acid sequence is MRPSFPEAQLIDTPNGKVPKLYSCAECRSGAGLDFAFSMAFQPIIDWNQKKIYSHEALVRGTQGESAYSILSKVNQTNRYQFDQSCRIKAIQLASQIQIPALLNINFLPNAVYQPETCIRTTLEASREYNFPLNRLVFELTEGEEVQDHNHIINIFKAYQKYGFLTAIDDFGSGYSGLNLLAKFQPDLIKLDMELIRNIHTNSVARKLTKAIADVCHEIGILVIAEGVETLEELKVLVDMGINLYQGYLFSKPAFESAGEIQFPSL
- a CDS encoding sulfite exporter TauE/SafE family protein; protein product: MEETFQIFNHFVWGFWPGILVVFSVGFFVGFLASFLGLGGGFIYTPFFHSFFHLTAVQAVAVSLAQMPVSALSGLYVYFKNDKIRWKQGFLLLITSIPSAQYAALAFGRFEDTTLGKQLYYGIPLSEFVYLFVFTIFVGLLAVYNLFTAFNKRKLYYKSLSLENQNHLVKEEGAQLATDSKTNTTSVSPAKSEFHFTKQSIFIVLLAGVFFGLFSSLFGVGGGFLAVPLFIYYFRMSPVEAVATSFLGIFLTSFGTTVQFLILGKLHWELALIGSFGGIFGARIGSLNAVKAKPYTILFVTSFFQFLVVTWYLVMKLPKF
- a CDS encoding LIC12231 family lipoprotein; protein product: MTIAKTKSNIVFITGAVLFFLLVSNCIISYKDYPKILPLPSEEKTLDTNFVYVLPTFPQLNLGGREALKNYFENKTRFKKTQEGVDVPKVGYLVNVKVNYRSPTPVATAFLGVSTLTATLLPAWSTQDGYDVQYILYKDGKKVGTYDYHIFRNYAQWLLFVPISWYNFETATEKEVFERMTFKFFEDAKEHF
- a CDS encoding YihY/virulence factor BrkB family protein, whose product is MKRIRRFFSEVYLYDVHGLASELSFTFLLTLFPLLVVFVTLLGLLQDPKTINLMTDQIGKFLPAPIFQPIDKSVENLTRVKSYNVIAISIAISFFSSLTIFGTISKALRFISRDETQVGFIASQWINFRLLVISLVLLILYFYLTYGIVSIERMLYKSFRFSFFRNNPYLSVSLIILPYCIGLFTFYYAYITKAKTTLKENLPGAIFASLLVLGMSFGFQFYLKMKNVGVNYSLAYDLISKMVVLMLYTYINSTFFIWGFLWNQVLSDDRNKKSQSKK
- a CDS encoding ABC-F family ATP-binding cassette domain-containing protein, with protein sequence MIQFIQIHQHFGPKVLFEGFSWHIKPGCRVALVGPNGSGKTTLFQMAAGKLKPESGEVIRSKHTVLSLFQQIPEFNPDTSVIETVLDENKLYAEYDAKRKAIESKFETTDHEDPEFETLLHEQSDLEEFAHLHDLHGLEARAKKILSGLGFATTDFTRKTKEFSPGYHHRIGLAIALLNPHNLLLLDEPTNHLDDKTKSWLADFLVSQNQAFVLVTHDPEFLNQTVDTIIEINPHGTFEFQGSLEEFFEAKNEIQEKLKVQFEKEETYLKSRMEWVERFRAQATKARQVQSVIKRLEKRDKVDNPEDSFWNQKPDYQFQFVPSSNIILRLEHASFSYPDRNTGEKKAIFENAEIEISAGDKVALVGPNGAGKSTLMRCLLEQHKLESGKLYYGPKTKLGYFSQTHGEDLDESLNLVETVLKKYPELNEEKARTLLGHFAFPGDGVFKSVKHLSGGEQSRLRLALLVNHPSNCLFLDEPTNHLDIVIREAIKRALFDFPGSLLIISHDPDFMKGLCNRTFQLSVGELKNLNCSFDDYLKFHKEDELGTIAKDQTSSKTKNEEKKPNPQASKNKRKKLEKEISDLEVQIERLEKNKKDKEELLQDPEFFKNRSFQLEMDTYNDIKREISLLTKRWEEATLELEEMGGVT
- a CDS encoding rhodanese-like domain-containing protein — translated: MVPEIDVVSFKKRLDARAEGKDDFFVLDVRNPNEQQIALVPGTDKLIPVSELAARIEEIKSQIDKEILVYCRSGGRSGMACGILAQAGFKSYKNVAGGILAYSDLVDPNMQKY